One stretch of Lacrimispora sphenoides DNA includes these proteins:
- a CDS encoding putative glycoside hydrolase: MKRWLLAVIAFSLVTSGCSRYKGISDPPEKDNKTEESQQSTEESEQSTEAEAEKLPVEVSAKPGKKPVKVKGIYISGYMAGSEGLQAILDKIQGTEINTVVIDVKNDDGRITFAMADAPTVNEIGATEKYIKDIDSLMAQLKARGLYTIARVVAFRDPYLAEKKPEWALKNKDGSLYRDNKGLAWVNPYRTEVWDYLVEVGTEASKVGFDEVQFDYIRFSTDSTMKQVVFDEKDTRGRSKTDIITEFIQYAYDKLSSRNIFVSADVFGTIIGSRVDAEAVGQIYQEMACHLDYICPMIYPSHYGDGNFGIDHPDMEPYRTIRAALKLSRKELETARVAGKQQAIVRPWLQDFTASYLEHHITYGAKEVRAQIQAVYDAGYDEWILWSASNRYTWDGFLSREAAKEEAEKLARIRETEMTSSASTEVPTEVPTEVPTEVQTESKEVRTEKSLEGSTAAETEQEKENKKKTRPKPDVVIVTTGGLRD; the protein is encoded by the coding sequence ATGAAAAGATGGCTTTTGGCAGTGATTGCATTCTCGTTGGTGACCTCCGGATGCAGCAGGTACAAAGGAATTTCCGACCCCCCAGAGAAAGACAACAAAACAGAAGAATCTCAGCAGAGTACAGAGGAATCCGAGCAGAGCACAGAGGCAGAGGCTGAGAAGCTTCCTGTTGAAGTTTCCGCAAAACCGGGAAAGAAGCCGGTAAAGGTAAAGGGAATCTATATTTCCGGATATATGGCCGGCTCTGAAGGGCTCCAGGCAATATTGGACAAGATCCAGGGTACTGAGATTAATACGGTTGTCATTGATGTGAAGAATGATGACGGACGGATTACCTTTGCCATGGCGGATGCACCTACGGTTAATGAGATCGGTGCCACAGAAAAGTACATCAAAGATATTGACAGTCTCATGGCTCAGTTAAAGGCCAGGGGGCTTTATACCATTGCCCGGGTGGTGGCGTTCAGGGATCCTTATCTGGCCGAGAAAAAGCCGGAATGGGCACTTAAGAACAAGGACGGAAGTTTATACCGGGATAACAAGGGACTGGCCTGGGTGAACCCTTACCGGACAGAGGTATGGGATTATCTGGTGGAGGTGGGAACCGAAGCTTCCAAGGTTGGTTTTGATGAAGTCCAGTTTGACTACATCCGTTTTTCCACGGACAGCACCATGAAGCAGGTGGTATTTGACGAAAAGGATACCAGGGGCCGTTCCAAAACTGATATTATTACGGAATTTATCCAGTATGCATATGACAAGCTGTCTTCCCGCAATATTTTTGTTTCAGCAGATGTGTTTGGCACCATCATCGGAAGCAGGGTGGACGCAGAGGCAGTAGGGCAGATCTATCAGGAGATGGCATGCCACTTGGATTATATTTGTCCCATGATTTACCCTTCCCATTACGGTGACGGTAACTTTGGAATCGATCATCCGGATATGGAGCCATACCGTACCATACGAGCCGCTTTAAAGCTGTCCAGGAAGGAACTGGAAACTGCCAGAGTGGCTGGGAAGCAACAGGCCATTGTCCGCCCCTGGCTCCAGGATTTTACGGCTTCCTATCTGGAACACCATATTACTTACGGGGCTAAGGAAGTAAGGGCCCAGATCCAGGCGGTCTATGATGCAGGCTATGATGAGTGGATTCTTTGGAGCGCATCCAACCGGTATACCTGGGATGGCTTCTTAAGCCGGGAGGCGGCGAAAGAAGAGGCAGAAAAGCTTGCCAGAATAAGAGAAACGGAAATGACCTCTTCCGCATCAACTGAGGTACCGACCGAGGTACCAACTGAAGTACCAACCGAGGTACAGACGGAAAGCAAAGAAGTAAGGACAGAAAAGAGCCTGGAAGGAAGCACAGCAGCAGAGACGGAACAGGAGAAGGAAAATAAAAAGAAAACCAGACCCAAGCCCGATGTTGTCATTGTGACCACAGGCGGCTTAAGGGATTAG
- a CDS encoding methionyl aminopeptidase, with the protein MFKIGRNDACWCGSGKKYKNCHLPFDQKLENYAVMGDEVPEHYMIKTPAQIEGVRRAGIVNNRILDLVGEMIKPGISTEDINTLVHENTIKMGGIPATLNFEGYPKSVCISINEVVCHGIPDSNRILKDGDIVNVDATTIVDGFYADASRMFCVGNVSDEALRLVRVTKESVDLAVKEARAWGHLGDIGAAISEHIYANGFTVVREIGGHGVGVDFHEEPWVSHIGTRGTDMLLVPGMIFTIEPMVNAGKADVVQDDNDGWTIYTKDGSLSAQWEYTVLITEEGAEVLAR; encoded by the coding sequence CATGCTGGTGCGGTAGCGGAAAAAAATACAAAAACTGTCATCTGCCCTTTGACCAAAAGCTTGAAAACTATGCGGTCATGGGAGATGAAGTTCCAGAGCACTATATGATAAAAACGCCGGCTCAGATTGAAGGAGTCCGCCGTGCAGGAATTGTAAACAACAGGATTCTTGATCTGGTGGGTGAGATGATAAAGCCAGGCATCAGTACGGAAGATATCAATACACTGGTACACGAGAATACTATCAAAATGGGAGGAATCCCTGCTACCCTTAATTTTGAGGGGTATCCCAAAAGTGTGTGCATATCCATCAATGAGGTAGTATGCCACGGAATCCCGGATTCTAACCGGATCTTAAAGGATGGGGATATTGTCAATGTGGATGCGACCACCATTGTTGACGGTTTCTACGCCGATGCCTCCAGAATGTTCTGCGTCGGCAATGTGTCGGATGAGGCATTAAGACTTGTCCGTGTCACAAAGGAGAGTGTGGATCTGGCTGTGAAGGAAGCCAGGGCATGGGGCCATCTGGGAGATATCGGAGCAGCTATTTCGGAACATATCTATGCCAATGGCTTTACGGTAGTGCGGGAAATCGGCGGACACGGCGTGGGCGTGGATTTCCATGAGGAGCCATGGGTCAGCCACATCGGCACAAGGGGAACCGACATGCTTCTTGTACCAGGGATGATATTTACCATTGAGCCAATGGTAAATGCCGGAAAAGCCGATGTAGTACAGGATGACAATGACGGCTGGACCATCTATACAAAGGATGGAAGCCTGTCTGCCCAGTGGGAATATACTGTTTTGATCACGGAAGAAGGAGCGGAGGTGCTTGCAAGATAA
- a CDS encoding DNA-3-methyladenine glycosylase I: MEKKRCFWVDESSPVYVKYHDEEWGVPVYDDKKLYEMFLLETFQAGLSWITILRKRESFREAFDGFDVEKVACYGEEKINSLMENTGIIRNRKKIEAAVKNSRAFLEIQREFGSFSEYLWGFTNREVIINQDDNFPVKTELSDQVSKDLKKRGMAFVGSVTIYSYLQAIGVVNDHELSCFCRESSQNG; this comes from the coding sequence ATGGAGAAAAAACGATGCTTTTGGGTGGATGAATCCTCTCCGGTTTATGTGAAATATCACGACGAAGAGTGGGGAGTTCCTGTTTATGATGATAAAAAGCTTTATGAGATGTTCCTTTTGGAAACCTTTCAGGCAGGTCTTTCCTGGATCACCATACTGAGAAAGAGAGAATCCTTCCGGGAAGCCTTTGATGGCTTTGATGTGGAAAAGGTGGCATGCTACGGTGAGGAGAAAATAAATAGCTTAATGGAGAATACCGGCATTATAAGAAACCGGAAAAAAATAGAAGCTGCAGTAAAAAATTCCCGTGCATTTCTGGAGATCCAGCGGGAGTTCGGCTCTTTTTCCGAGTATCTATGGGGATTCACAAACAGGGAAGTCATTATCAATCAGGATGACAACTTCCCAGTTAAAACGGAGCTGTCCGACCAGGTTTCGAAAGATTTAAAGAAGAGGGGAATGGCCTTTGTAGGTTCTGTTACCATCTATTCCTATCTTCAGGCAATTGGTGTGGTCAATGACCATGAGCTTTCCTGTTTCTGCCGGGAGAGCAGTCAGAACGGCTGA